The Balneolales bacterium ANBcel1 DNA segment AAATTGCCGACATAGGTTGAACCTAGATTTTCATAGAGGTATTTGACATTCAAGCCAACGCCAAACTGATTGGATATCCGGAAACCATAACTGGCACCGGCGGCAAGACTGCTAACCGAAAAGGTTCCGGTATCCTCATATCCCTGATCGGCGTGGTCAGAACGGATAGTACCATGAAATGTCCCCCAGTCCAGGCTGGTCATATTGAGTCCGACGACCCCCCAATTACCCAGGTTATGAGAAACAGCGCCGGAACTCACATTAATGTCGGCAATCCACTGAGTTCTATTGGCAAACACGGAAGTACCTTCGGTAAAAGCATACCCGGCCGGGTTCCAGAAAAATGAACCGGCGTCATTAGCAACAGCAACATGGGCACTACCCATACCGGCGGCACGGGCTCCAACCGGCATGTTGAGCCAGGTCATACCTGATTGAGCCACTTTTGCTGTCTGTGCGGCTGATTCTGTTGAAAGGGTCATCTGTGAAACAATCAGACAGACGGTGAACAACAGGGAGTAGGCGAATCGAAATCCCCTCGTGCTAAATTTGCTCATAATGTTGGTAGATAAATCTGTTTTTTTCATAATTATCTCACGATTACGAATTTTACAATTGCGTCCGGGAGGGGGTTCATATCGCCGTCCCTGGCATCTGAAACATGCAGGATATAGACACCGCTGGACGCGAGCTGGTTATAATCTGTTACCTGATCCCAGATTTCATCGCCACTTCCACTAGTATGATGGATCACTTTAACCAGGTCACCTCTGGCTGTAAAAATTCGCAAAGTAGCAAAGGGGGGCAGATTGACGAACAAAAGATTATTGGAGTCATCCGAAAAGTTAAAATCTCCGGCTGAAGCAAAATAGGGGTTGGGTACGACCCGGATGTTATCGGTGGAGCCCTCTCCCGGCTCAAAGGGGATCGCCGGTGTCTGACCGCGATTGGCAAATTTTGAGCTCTCCAGAGGGCCGGATATCAAACCGGTGTTGGTTGATCCGTCATCGACAACAGTTACGCCATAATAGTATGGTTCGCCCCGAATGACGTCATGGTCAACAAAATAATTCTGATTGGCAGGAACTTCTGCAATAACTTCCCACTTGCGTCGCTCACCATCGGGCCAGTACATACCGTTTCGCTGTCGAAGAATTGCTTCGATCTCCTGTTCGGTATCCATTTGAAACGTCCCTCGTTTTCTGTAAACCCTGTAGTAGTCGGCGCTTCCGTATCTGCCAAGGAGGTCGGTCCAATTCAGTTCGATATAGCCTGGTCCCTCGGTGATAGTCAGGTCAGGTGAAGTTAGAGGATTAGAGACATCCAGACCATTATTCCAGGCCCATTGTGCCCGTTCAAGAGTTTGAATGAGTGAGTCTCTTCCGGTTTCGATGAGTTCGCGTTTCCTTTGATCATTGAAATCGGCTCCCTGGACACCACGGTACCAGTTCAGCCACTCTTTACCTTTTTGTTCGGCAACTTCACGAGAAATACCTCCGGCCCCAACCGCATACACGATATTTATTGTGTCTCCCATTTGCAGATTATACGGGCCGTAGGCTTTATATATCATATTCCCCCGATGGCGACTTGGATCGTTTGGCCAGCCGACTGTTTGTTCAGCTCCTTCTCTCAGACCGGAACTGGCCCAGTCCCAGAAAGTTGAAAACCCTTCCATTGTACGATCCCAAATATTGGTAATATGCCCGCTGGTTCTGACGGTCGCTGGCTGAGACCGGTCATCAGTCCGATCATTGGGAGCTGTATCAACATGGAGAGTTGCATATCCCGGGTAAGTGGAGGAAGTAAACTCCGCCGTTGGCATCGCCTGGGTGGTAGGCATGATACCCAGAGCATGTCTTGGATTGCCGAAGTTATCGAAGAACTGGCCACCGTCTTCAAATTCCGAGATATCCGGATGTTGGCCGTCAAATAGATACCCGATGAGAAGGTCGCGGCCAGCCGGCACTAGCGAAGACGGAACTTTCATATAGTCGGACCATTCACCGGCGGATTCACTATACCATCGGGTTTGGTTCATATTGGTCCCGGCAATGTTTGAAAAGCCGTAAGCAATGGAGAAATAGACATCCTGTAATGTCTGTGTAGTATCCATATCTTCATCCGGCCCGGGATACTCATCGGCATCGAATGTCACTACATACTGATTATGCTGGATGATGTAATCGGCATGGTGTTCATTTGCAAAAGAATAGGACCGCTTGGTTACTTCAATTCCGGGTGTTGTTTTATACTTCAATTCGATCATTTGATCAGATGGAAGATTCGGATCGACGGTTCCGTTAAAGGGTGGTGTAATTTCACTGATCGACCCATCCGATTTTTGCAGCAGGGTAACCGGCGGACGTTGCCGGTAAAATGATTTTACTCCATATTCGGGGGGTTCGCGAAACCCTGCCGGCCACGCCATCATCTCATTCTGTATTACTTCACCATCGGCATTTACATACCTGCCAACTGTATGAGGATTCCAGTGGAAGGAAATGGTACCATACCGGTAATAATCTCTCGGCCAGGTTCCTGTAAATGTAAAATCCGGCTGATTACTGGTGTTATACATATCCTCATCTGCTACGGTATACTCGAAGTTTCCAAGGGTATGTGTTCTTCTCTGTGCATCTGTCTGCGAAATCATAAAAAGCAGCATTAACACGGAAGCCACCAGCGTCAACAGCGACCGAACAGGCATTTGAAAGAAATTTGATTTATACATATTTGACCATTTAATTGTATGAAATTCAAACATTTATAGATGTATTCTGAAGCCAAAGGAAAAGTGTCTCGGATTAATAAACTGTTCCCAGGTGTTATAGCCGAGCACGATATGGTCTTTGTCCCATTCACCCCATTTGTCATTGCCCTGGCGTTCACCCGAATACCAGGGAAAGCGAAGTGATTCCCGATACTGGGTCATATTTCGGGGATTTGGAAAGCCTCTGTAATTGGTAAGATTTGTTACCTGTGCATAGAAGCTGACTGTTTGGCCGGTTATGTTGAAATCCTTGCTCAGCTGCACGTCGGTATTCCAGTAATCAATAACATCGACATACCTTCGTTGACCAACGCGTGCTTCAGGGTTCAACAGATATTCTCCACCATCGCTCCAGCTTTGATTCACGTTGAGGCGCCATCCACCCAGAATTTTATTCCCCAGCACGGTCGGGCCTACATCGGGCGGAATACTGAAAGTCAGATTGGCCGTAATTGATGGTGTAGGTGTGGATCGTGCATCCTGAATTGTTTCTCTTTGTTCTCTGGCTCTGAGCGGGTCTTCGTAAACATAACGGAACCCGGTAAAACCTGAAGAGCTTCCGCTATATTCAAAAGCCGCCCAACCGCGGAACCATTCTCCTTCCACTTTCTGAAGCCTCAGCTCGACACCTCGAATATCTGCATAGCTGTTATTTTCATGGGTCTGGACGTTATTTTCCTCATCCCATGATACGATATTCTGAAGGCTCAACTGGTTGCTGACATCCTTGTAATAGGTGGTGAACGTTGCCAGATAACGACGTGCTACCTCTACCTCGAACCCTAACTCATAAGAAATGGTACGGGGCCAGTCGGCTTCCATATTGGGTATGATTGCTCCTCTGGTTTGCGGCTGAACCCGGTATATCTGATCGAGCACAGGAGGCTGATAAAAGTGCCCGTAGTTAAAAAACACTTTGCTGGTAGTTGTTATCGGATGAGATACACCGATACGCGGACTCAGATAAAGTTTCGAAACGACATTCCCGGTTTGCAGATGAGAAAATGAGAGTTCATTATCCTGAAAACTGCCCGTACTGTAAGGAAGGTTGTTGAAGATGAAGTCGGGATCCAGATTATACGATTCATCTCCATACCACATATAATCAGCACGAACACCGACATTGGCGATCATCCCCCCAAGTTCAAAACGATTCGTGATATAAGCCGATGCATTAACAGGTGTGGCGTCAAAACGAGTCCAGTTTTGAGGAGCCTCCTCATAGGGCTGTGTGGAAAGTCCGTGGTTTACCTCCCGGCGCTCCCTGTAATCAGCGTATTCAATAGCAAAACCGAATTTAAGTTGATTTCTGCGATCGATTTGGGACGTATAATCAAAACTTGTTCCAATTGTCCAGTAATTTGAGTTATCACGTCCGCGACCTCCACCTGACATTAAAAACTGATCCAGTATATCGTACTGTTCTCCGATTCTCCCTATGTCGCTGGAAACATAACCGAACGGGCCTTCATCGTAGCACCGGGTTCCAATCTGTTTAATGCAGTCGGTATTCCGGACACCAATCGGTTCCTGCCTGGTACTATACGTTGTGAAATCGACCGACACCTGATAAAAAGTGTTAGAACTAATGGCATGATTCAGTTCCAGTCCGGTTCTGTAATGACGGGTTTCGATGGGGTTAAGCGTTGCGTCATGCCAAAGGCCATGCTCCTCCAATGCATTTCTTGCGAAGGAAGTCCCTTGCCTGGTTCCGTTTACCATACCGACACTATACCCATACTGACCAGCACTGACCCCTTTGTTGAGTAGATAGCCATGATTCCAACTCAATCGTTTTCCACCACCCAGGTGGGAAGTCAGTTTAAAAAGCGTGGATGAAGAGATGGAATT contains these protein-coding regions:
- a CDS encoding PorV/PorQ family protein; translation: MSKFSTRGFRFAYSLLFTVCLIVSQMTLSTESAAQTAKVAQSGMTWLNMPVGARAAGMGSAHVAVANDAGSFFWNPAGYAFTEGTSVFANRTQWIADINVSSGAVSHNLGNWGVVGLNMTSLDWGTFHGTIRSDHADQGYEDTGTFSVSSLAAGASYGFRISNQFGVGLNVKYLYENLGSTYVGNFDSPERASAKMHLIALDFGTIYYIGYRDLRLGVSIRNFSNEQAYRADEFALPMTFRMGLAMDVLSIFSENENHTLTVASDFIHSRDYTERLDSGLEYGFRNQFFLRGGYKINYDIESFSLGAGVNVDAMGVRTKVDYAYLHMEFFDSVHMLTVNFDF
- a CDS encoding TonB-dependent receptor, whose product is MRFTNASNHSAGIAKAAACFILMLLLGASDMYAQTTGRVTGRVLEEGTGEPLTGVNIHLQGTTIGAVTDLEGYYTIINIAPDEYTVVASMIGFTTQRVEEVRVHMNQTEHIDFTMSMSAYEGEEVVLTAQRQRVQMELSQSRTLVDARAISDSPVSNLEEMLSTFPGISLTSGADGSGLVIRGGNINETNIFVDGLSTRDMRTQQPNTTLNLTAVNELEVMSGGFTADHGGIRSGMVTIVTRDGRLDKYDLIVDYRISPPQKKHFGPSPYHLDGPFWQVYAGPDAMTGVTREMVDTGEYPFTFVGWNEVSRSRLADGNPETDVNPQEALEIWKWQHRHREYANKPDHVLDMTLTGPVPFLGNTTFMASQRYDDLQLAYPLSRNNSISSSTLFKLTSHLGGGKRLSWNHGYLLNKGVSAGQYGYSVGMVNGTRQGTSFARNALEEHGLWHDATLNPIETRHYRTGLELNHAISSNTFYQVSVDFTTYSTRQEPIGVRNTDCIKQIGTRCYDEGPFGYVSSDIGRIGEQYDILDQFLMSGGGRGRDNSNYWTIGTSFDYTSQIDRRNQLKFGFAIEYADYRERREVNHGLSTQPYEEAPQNWTRFDATPVNASAYITNRFELGGMIANVGVRADYMWYGDESYNLDPDFIFNNLPYSTGSFQDNELSFSHLQTGNVVSKLYLSPRIGVSHPITTTSKVFFNYGHFYQPPVLDQIYRVQPQTRGAIIPNMEADWPRTISYELGFEVEVARRYLATFTTYYKDVSNQLSLQNIVSWDEENNVQTHENNSYADIRGVELRLQKVEGEWFRGWAAFEYSGSSSGFTGFRYVYEDPLRAREQRETIQDARSTPTPSITANLTFSIPPDVGPTVLGNKILGGWRLNVNQSWSDGGEYLLNPEARVGQRRYVDVIDYWNTDVQLSKDFNITGQTVSFYAQVTNLTNYRGFPNPRNMTQYRESLRFPWYSGERQGNDKWGEWDKDHIVLGYNTWEQFINPRHFSFGFRIHL